agatgcagcgcagaagcaggccctccggcaccgcccagcgatcctcgcacattaacactgccctacccacatttacatttataccaagccaatcaacctacaaacctgtacgtctttccagtgtgggaggaaactgaagatctcgtagaaaacccacgtgaccatggggagaacgtacaagctctgtacagacagcacctgtaatcgggatTGAACGGTTCTCTGATTTGTAAgtgcaataaggcagcaactgtaccgctgccctTTACCTCAGtggttattctgttattgcaTCTTTGTTTTGTAGTATTTCAGctgcactacaatctttgcaccactGTTTCGCATTCTTCTCTGCATTTATTGTGTACTTATTGTATTTACTGTGAACTTTATGTGAAcaaaggcagcacagtgatgcagctgctgccccacagcgccagagacccaggttcaatcctgtcctcgggtgttgACAGTAGGAGTTTGTAccctctccctgtgatcgcgtgggttttctccgcgttctccagtttcttcccatgtctcaaagatgtgcgggtttgtaggtttattggcatcACAAAATGGTCCTTAATGTGTAGAGATTGGATacgaagtgggataaaatagaaccagtgtgaacaggtgatcaaaggtaaactcattgggccaaagggccttttttcatgctgtatctctgatctaAACTAAGGAATTAATTGCACCTGATAACGCAGATGAACTCAAGCTGTGGATAAATATGTGcgactgggacattgtagccatCACAGAAATCTGGTCAAGAAAGGGTCAGGActagcagcttaatgttccagggtacagatacttcaggagagatagaggtgggggcagaggaggggtgttgctttattgattaaggagaacatcGCGGTAGATGTCATTTCTGATGATTCGAACAGTGAGGCTACATGGGTAgagctgagaaacaagaatgggatgatcaccttgttgggagtgtactgcaGTCAACAGggattagaagagcaaatatgccaggagattgcaggcagctgcaggacTAATAAGGTTGTCAGAGTAGGGAATTTTAACTCTCCCAATACCCACTGGGAATGTCATTGTGCAAAAGGTTTAGACGGGACAGAATTTCTCAAAAGTGTTCAAGAAAATGTCCTCAGGCAGTATGAGGGCAGACCCCACATGGAAGAGCACGCCTAATCaagtcttaggaaattgggaggaGGAGCAAGTGGATGAAGGTGTTCGTCAATGAGCCTTCAGGGACCAGCAAAcactgttctattaggtttaagatagttatggatagagacGGGGCGGgcctgggtctcaacccaaaacttcaactattcctttcctccagagctgagttactccagctttttgtgtctatcttcagttaaaattctaaattgaggCACGAGCAACTTTGAAGGTATTAGACGGGAACTCATTCAAGTTGATTGGAGCGGGTTATTTAAAAGAAAAGGAAGATCTGGAAAGTTGGATGTTTTTAAAGGTGTGCTGACAAAAGTCGAGGACGTGCATGTTCTtggtagagtgaagggcaaggtagGTGGGTGTAAGGAAACGTGGATGAGGAAAGACAGGGCCCCATAGGAATTAAAGTGGTCAACTCTGTGgagtcacaggagatgggcaagggcttcaatgagtatttctcctctggttttactgtggagaaagacatgaggaccTGGGATCTTGAGGCAGTCAATGAAAGAGTCTTGACGACAGTCAGTATTACAGccaaggaggtgctgaaggtcctaacatgtatgaaggtagacaaatctcccgggcccAATCAGATATATCTAAAAAAAtgggaagctagggaagaaattgcaggtgctctGGCTGAGATtaatgagtcatcattaaatacagatGATGTATCAGAAGACTGCAGGGTGGTGAATGTTGTGTGTCTATTTAAGGTATGcggggaaaaacctgggaactgaaGGCCAGTGAGCCTTACATTTGTAgtcagaaagttactagagtTTTCTGATGGAtaaggggctgattagggatagtcagcatggttttgtacgtgggagataatTTCTCACAAAtccgattgagttttttgaagatgtgaactaaaaggttgatgagggcagagctgtagatgtagatGGATTTCAGCGAGGCATGGTAGGCTCCGCATGGTAGGCTCCGCATGGTAggctccgcatggtaggctgctctggaaggttagatcgcatgggaaccaaggagagatagctgaatggatagaaaactgacttcatggaaggaagcagagggtgatggtggaaggttatttatcggactgtgactagtggtgtgccttagggttcggtgctgggcccattgctgttttcatctatatcaataatttggatgagaacgtacaaggcatgattagtaaatttaaaGATGACACTTGCTATGGGAATAGCGCCCTCTGTGGTGCAGTACcgaggatatattacccatgaggcagtagccaaggggatcctgaattaaaatggctgaacccaagactcgagtgtaaagcctctgttaattagttgtgtagctgtaatggagcaggttacaaaAAGGAAGCACAATAACAAAACAACACTGAAAtgggtggcattgtagatagtgaagatggttgtcaaacattacaacaggatcttcatCAGTtgtgcaggtgggctgaggaatggcagaagtctaatacagagaagtgtgaggtgttgcatgttgTAAGGCAAAGCAGGACAGGACCTACAGAGTGAATGGCAAGTGTCTGGGGAGTGTTGCCACGCAGAGGAATCCAGAGTACAGGCATATAGTACCTAGAAAGAGGCGTcacaggtggtcaagaaggcttttggcacattggtcttcatcagtcagactattgggtaaagaagttgggaggttatgttatgattatacaagacattggtgaggccacgtttggagtattgtgctcagttttgtgctcagttttgtgtcatcctgttataggaaagatgttattaagctggaaaggatgcagagaagatttacaaagatgtcagGACTCacggacctgagctataggaagaggttgagcaggctaagactttattccttggagtgcaggacgatgagagtgatcttatagaagtgtataacatcatgagaggattagatagggcaaatgcacaAGAGTCTTACTCcaggtaggggaattaagaacgagaggacaaaggtttaagttgagaggggaaagatttaataggaacctgaggggctttTTTCTATACAGAATGGTgcgtgtatgaaacgagctgacagagtaattgaggcaggtaatatcacgTTTAAACAGATACATAggtaggatagatttagaaggatgtaggccaaatataggcaggtggaactagtgtagaggggacatattggtcggcgttgggctgaagggcctgtttccacgctctctgACGATGGTATGTATGAGAATAAACTAATCTGCATTTGTATCTGAAATCAGAATGCTGGAGCTACCAAGGTGTccgtggccgaatggcctcctgtacGCTGTGTTCAGTTTGCTGAGAATTTACTGAAAAGCTAATCTCATTGGAGCAGTACAGGCCATCCCGAGTTATGGACACACATATTTATGGGTGTACTTCTATAATATTCTTACATTTAAAAGTCCAACATAAGTACATAGATTTGTTAATACAAATGGCAgaaccagtttccctctccccactttGAGTGATTGTTCTTTATCAGTCTTATGTGCTTTTAGACCATGGAGCAGTACaatacaggaagaggccctttgccccacaatgaCTGTGTCAAACACGATACTaagaccaaatcttatctgctTGCACTTGATCCACATGCCTTCATTCCctacacatccatgtgcctatccaaaagtcacctcaatgcctctattgtatctgcctccatcaccaccctggcagcaggttccaggatGTCATCATTCACTACTCTGTAGAGGTACGGTCACCATAGAGTGATCTTTGTGTACATACTGACTTACGGACAAGCTAGACCTAATGACATAAAACCAGAAAGCGTTTGTCTCCCAGGGACAGCCGATACTCAATATTTTAGGAACATTTACCTGTGCTCCCACATTTTCTATGAAGGCTTCTTCCTCATTTTCATGTTTCTCTTCCTCAAGAGTCTTTTTATCAATGGGCTCAGTGTACGTGTGACTCTTGTCTGATGGATGTTGCGGACCTACGTGAAGGGACCTTTCAGCTGTCCAGGAATCCTCAAGAGCTCGCCCAGACGCCGGCATATTCTTCTCCTCTGTTCTTTTCTCACCGCACAATCTACTGTAGTCGCTATGAGGGAAACCAGCTTGATCACCATCTTCAACCTCCAGTCCAGCCCGAGGGGCGATATTATGTCCTGTGATGTTTCTGGCAGCAGGTTTCAGATTGTCTGCAAGTGCCGGTGGTTCAGTGGACAAAACGATGTCACAACTTGTCCTCGGATCTTCATAAGTGTGCGCAGAACGCCCGCCTGGAACTCTTCGTCTACGTAGATGGTTATCACCACGCCCATTATCGGATCCCCCAGCTCCTTCCCGATTCATTATCTCTTCGACACCCTGGTGATTCATGTTATTTTGTCCATTAGTACCTGTAAATGTAGACTCATCATGGTTGCTCTCTCTACTGATGTTGGGAAGGTATCGAGCATCTCCCCCGGCCTGATAATCCACACTCACTGCCCTTTGGCAGACGGTGCCATTCATGGGGTTTTGCATGAGGCACGGCGCCCTCTGCTGTGCAATTGCAGATCGAGAACCATCATCAGGGTAGAATCGAGGTAAACCATACCGGGCAACTGACTGACCACAGGAATACCAGAATGCCTGCAAAACATACAAGAGGGGTACATATGGTAACATCTGAAAATTACTGAGCATTGAATTCATGTTccgaagtgataggagctgaattaggctattcagcccaatgtctactctgccattcaatcatggctgatctatctctccctcctaaccccattctccccatatataagaaaataactgcagatgctggtacaaatcgatttattcacaaaatgctggagtaactcagcaggtcaggcagcatctcgggagagaaggaatgggtgacgtttcgggtcgagacccttcttcagactgatgtcgggggtgtcacccattccttctctcccgagatgctgcctgatctgctgagttactccagcattttgtgaataaacccattctccccataacccctgacacccatactaaacaagaaccttaaaaatatccattgacttggcctccacagtcttctgtggcactgaattccacagattcaccaccctctgactaaaggaattcctcctcacctccttcctaaaggaatgtcctttaattctgaggcttttatctctggtcctagactctcccactagtggaaacatcctctccacttccactctattcaggcccaTTGTACAAACTCTTACCACAATCTAAAAGAGACATTTCGGGACCACTGCTACATAAAAATAACTTGCAAAATCAGTAACCTCAATATGTCAACCTTCTACACTGCGGAAACAATCTTGATAGGTTTCCTGAGCAGAAATTAGGACCTGAGCCAGTAGAAAACTGAATCCCCATATTCCATCCATTAGCAGGTTCATATTAATAAATGGACATTTATTATAGAAAATTGTATTTCGATAAACATCATTCCATTTGTTGATTAAAATTTCAACTCACAATAATAGACAAAACCACCATGAGGGTCACAGGAACCTGCAAAACCCATGGTAGATCTTTAAGGATGTCTCGAAAAAGCTGACTGATCGGTTGCCCAACATGTTTCAATGGTTCAGTGACGAGTGTAGTTATGGTAAGCATCACGGCCTAAAGAAAAACACATACACAGATCACATCACTGGATCGTTAAATGAATTTCTTTGCATTCTGACCATTCATTTTGCTTTTTACCCTGGCTGGTGGCACCTCCCAAACTGGATGAACCAGGAGGGCTTCATAGTATTTCTCACATTTGTCATCCTGCAGTGTCCACGTTCGCCTGAACCACTCTGTTTGTAGAAGAAGAATTAAAAAATTAATATTCCATGTTACTCCAAGTTTGGGATTATATTTAATCATGACAAAACTCTGACAAAATCGATTGGCTGGGGCCAAATCTTGCCCAAAGGGTCTCTCTGGAAAACTCCTTATGCAATCCATCCCAACCACGACGCATGGTTGTCCTGTGTGTATAAAGGAGGCCGAAATGGAcccttttaaataaataaataaataaataaataaatgtctgtccgtccgtccgtccgtccgtctgtcttacttacttacttacttactactactactactactactactactactactactaaaactcagatcttgtgaatatatttcTTTGTTTGTATTTTGTATCAGTGAtctcggctgatttcggcaaaacggtgaaccgtagcgccacaatttttgcaccgccttaatcaccacgctgaacgttggttgaaaatgatattttcatttaatttggtcgtatattttttacgttacagaggttttaaagttaaaacatttaatttctaaccgatttattcaaggtcttcagcgtgtgacgtcacaatgcccctgtgagatgagctcgcactgcccccccctcctactgatttattgaaggttttcagcttggcgctgctgtgcgtctgtgcgtatgacgtcagcacgcatgcgcggcctctcctcactcgctccAACAACATGGACGcccttagcggagccgcccgcccgcaatcaccggctcccctctcctctctccccttgcttctctcctctctcccaccctggagaccctctccccgctatcgcccggacccagcgcgccgccgccctatccgtctccagtagtccgggctcggccacgccacagtaacggacgcgctccgcagctccctcctcctccctgcacgatccgtaagtgcttttcgccgggaccatggggggggggggtggtagggaaaggggggtgggggagagtaacggtgggggcgacggggagggtgggaggaggagagagtgggggtgggaagaggcagagtgggactggggagggggacagcgggggtggggggttggtgctgggggcaagagagagtaggggaaaggggtgtgctggggaaagggggggtgtggggagagtaagagtggggctgggggaggagagaatggggggtgtgggaatgggcccacttTGCTAGTATatgactaaaactctcatctttgatgtctgttcccgaaatacagccaaaacagtacacgatagtgcaacaattttaggcccaccttactcaccattctcctgcggtgtgcagtatcaagtttcgttataTTTTATAAGCAATTCagcttataaactttaataaatgcgctcccactTGCCGGGCCCGGCATCCGTGCCTgtgtagttgggggagggttggcggGCCCGGTGGTGGCGCGCCTGCGTGGCAGcaccgggaggaccagcgcccgtcccagcgttccccacgcctgaccttcctcccatggtgcagtgcggcggcagagagaaggtgaAAGAAGATGGCTGCCGGCAGGCCTAACAtgcggcagcgccttgcggccgctctcctcctgctaaccgccgcgatggccgcccagggctgaggtgagtggctccctctccctctcccccccggcCGCTTCCCGCTCCTCACTGCCCGGTCGGTGCCCATGTCTGCCCGTTGTCGTGCCCTGGATTAACCAGGAGATCCCCGCCCATGGTTTACATTTCATTGCTCTGGTGTGGGTTTGGGTGCAATACATGTCATTCAAATTGAAGGACTCTAGGGACTTGCGGTAACTTGTTAACATTCCTGTCCCAAACTAACATTCATTTTTTTAACAATCAGCCTGTCGATACGGCTCaggattatatcatatcataacaAGAAATTGTATTACTAAGCCATTGAATCGGACAACGTAAAggtttgcctgtcccgctgagttactccagcattttgtgtctgtcaacatTTGGAGATTGTGTTTATGCCTATATCCAATCtattgtgcagtatcaagtttcgttcaaattgttgcgcattcgtgtaccgttttggctgtattttggaaacacaccccataaaataaacatcgccattttgatctaatagacaataggtgcaggagtaggccattcggcccttcgagccagcaccgccattcaatgtgatcatggctgatcattctcaatcagtaccccgttcctgcgcaTACCCCGCTATCCTTACAGCTATccttaatacttccgtgttcaatgcgtgcttcgttgaacgatgactcctgagataaatgctcaaattttcttcaagttaaagtttgaccactcaataatattagaattgtgtcttttttttcatcaaccgctgtcacaacgggaactTAACGGGTcgtgtttcattcaaattgttgcgctatcgggtaccgttttggcttctttctgcccaaccaattgttcaagtgtttttgattgcaacatgcgccctAATTTAGTtcgacaaagaaactgacaagttactaaagaacatttagtaacaacgggacccAACAGGTCGTCTAGTTTTATATAAACTCATGAACCTGTCCAGTAGCCAATTTTGCTTTTTATACGGCTAGCTGTTCAGAAGTGGCTAAAGTTGCCACATTTTACAAGTTCAGAATGACTTGTTGTGTTTGTACCCTTTTGCAGTTTAAAAGATTTTTGCACTTACATCTCTCTTTTTCTaaataaaaaagagaaaattGTAAAAGAACCAAGACAGAATTTCCAAAGGAAATTGGATTGGAGTAACTTCAGTGGGAATGGTTAGGTAGAAGGGTGATATGATAAAAGTATACATTTATATCATTAACTATGGTGGGTTTACTGTACTATTCTATACAGTTTGAGAGTAGGTCTCAACAAATTaatctgtcatcagtctgaagaagggcctcaacccaaaacgtcactcattccttctctccagagatgctgcctgtctcgctgggttactccagcattttgtgtctattttcaacaaACGAAAGGCAGGGAGGATGAGTTGACTGAGGAGTTCGGAACTGAGGACACAGTTTGAGATCAGGGATAAGACGTGTAGGATTCAGATGAGGAAACATGTATTCACTCAAAGTTGAACCTttgcaattctctgccatagacagCTGTGGAAGCTCCATTGTTGTTTTCATTCTAAATAGAGATCAATGCATTTATGGACATGAGAGAGTTGAGGAATAGGGGGAGACTCAGTCCAATCCATCATGGGTACAGCCCTCCcaaccattgaaagcatctaagTGAGGCACTGCTGCCAGAATTCATCAAAGACCCTCATCCAGGCCATGTCCTCGTCTTGCTACTACAGTGAAACAGATGGTATAGAAGCCCGAAGTCTCACACTACCAGATTGAGCAACAGCTACTTGAGCTGACCATCACAAGCCTAATACATAATCCTAATACCCTGTAAAACCACAAACCCATGGAttttcctcctttctttaaattcctcaaaggccctgtctaATTCCATCCTTGTACACCTTGCATGCTCTTCCTTTTCCTTTTggtccaaatttacaacctcctaGGTTCCCTTAGTTTGCCAATAATGCTACACTCACAGAAGCCAATCACCAAGAGATGTTCTATCCGAACggtatatttttaattaaaagctTGTTCAATGAAAAGTACTCACCAGCCAGACTGCCTGTCCAATCCAACTTTTGGACTCCTGTACATATCAGTGTATCATGTTCCATCTTGGCAAAATTAGCTTGTCGTTTAGCAAAAGCTG
The sequence above is a segment of the Rhinoraja longicauda isolate Sanriku21f chromosome 11, sRhiLon1.1, whole genome shotgun sequence genome. Coding sequences within it:
- the clcc1 gene encoding chloride channel CLIC-like protein 1 isoform X2; translated protein: MSVVWLIFQVLLVVNGLQGEEDEWIDPTDMVNYDAASGRMRRPHLTRDEQDVAETHKDTAGINQDQSSGPDYTVCERHLGTLWKFEESKKVQPAEASGISCNPVFKRYLNKLLLETEKLGLPDTDNEVHYDAEVYLTKHDVTEIKKFLDGKPWKSGPLDDALSRLLVNFKYHDPEVWKWKFEDVFGVDLFTILQFLACLVCILLIFHLAWRTLTRPFRFILFCFLLSFGWNWVFLYKTAFAKRQANFAKMEHDTLICTGVQKLDWTGSLAEWFRRTWTLQDDKCEKYYEALLVHPVWEVPPARAVMLTITTLVTEPLKHVGQPISQLFRDILKDLPWVLQVPVTLMVVLSIIAFWYSCGQSVARYGLPRFYPDDGSRSAIAQQRAPCLMQNPMNGTVCQRAVSVDYQAGGDARYLPNISRESNHDESTFTGTNGQNNMNHQGVEEIMNREGAGGSDNGRGDNHLRRRRVPGGRSAHTYEDPRTSCDIVLSTEPPALADNLKPAARNITGHNIAPRAGLEVEDGDQAGFPHSDYSRLCGEKRTEEKNMPASGRALEDSWTAERSLHVGPQHPSDKSHTYTEPIDKKTLEEEKHENEEEAFIENVGAQAFNNLESGQNQGT
- the clcc1 gene encoding chloride channel CLIC-like protein 1 isoform X3, which codes for MSVVWLIFQVLLVVNGLQGEEDEWIDPTDMVNYDAASGRMRRPHLTRDEQDVAETHKDTAGINQDQSSGPDYTVCERHLGTLWKFEESKKVQPAEASGISCNPVFKRYLNKLLLETEKLGLPDTDNEVHYDAEVYLTKHDVTEIKKFLDGKPWKSGPLDDALSRLLVNFKYHDPEVWKWKFEDVFGVDLFTILQTAFAKRQANFAKMEHDTLICTGVQKLDWTGSLAEWFRRTWTLQDDKCEKYYEALLVHPVWEVPPARAVMLTITTLVTEPLKHVGQPISQLFRDILKDLPWVLQVPVTLMVVLSIIAFWYSCGQSVARYGLPRFYPDDGSRSAIAQQRAPCLMQNPMNGTVCQRAVSVDYQAGGDARYLPNISRESNHDESTFTGTNGQNNMNHQGVEEIMNREGAGGSDNGRGDNHLRRRRVPGGRSAHTYEDPRTSCDIVLSTEPPALADNLKPAARNITGHNIAPRAGLEVEDGDQAGFPHSDYSRLCGEKRTEEKNMPASGRALEDSWTAERSLHVGPQHPSDKSHTYTEPIDKKTLEEEKHENEEEAFIENVGAQISELPSSCHFSQKVDERKGNGRSGRHPR
- the clcc1 gene encoding chloride channel CLIC-like protein 1 isoform X1, translating into MSVVWLIFQVLLVVNGLQGEEDEWIDPTDMVNYDAASGRMRRPHLTRDEQDVAETHKDTAGINQDQSSGPDYTVCERHLGTLWKFEESKKVQPAEASGISCNPVFKRYLNKLLLETEKLGLPDTDNEVHYDAEVYLTKHDVTEIKKFLDGKPWKSGPLDDALSRLLVNFKYHDPEVWKWKFEDVFGVDLFTILQFLACLVCILLIFHLAWRTLTRPFRFILFCFLLSFGWNWVFLYKTAFAKRQANFAKMEHDTLICTGVQKLDWTGSLAEWFRRTWTLQDDKCEKYYEALLVHPVWEVPPARAVMLTITTLVTEPLKHVGQPISQLFRDILKDLPWVLQVPVTLMVVLSIIAFWYSCGQSVARYGLPRFYPDDGSRSAIAQQRAPCLMQNPMNGTVCQRAVSVDYQAGGDARYLPNISRESNHDESTFTGTNGQNNMNHQGVEEIMNREGAGGSDNGRGDNHLRRRRVPGGRSAHTYEDPRTSCDIVLSTEPPALADNLKPAARNITGHNIAPRAGLEVEDGDQAGFPHSDYSRLCGEKRTEEKNMPASGRALEDSWTAERSLHVGPQHPSDKSHTYTEPIDKKTLEEEKHENEEEAFIENVGAQISELPSSCHFSQKVDERKGNGRSGRHPR